A window of Eikenella corrodens contains these coding sequences:
- the amgK gene encoding N-acetylmuramate/N-acetylglucosamine kinase AmgK, protein MEREKELQNWLQKRYPQRSFTLSFAAADADFRRYFRAVFENGESVVCMDAPPDKMSIEPYLRVREIFTAVHVPQVFHHDIEHGFAALEDFGKVPYLAALEHDTRPEVQRALLLDALDTLIELQKSSRPGVLPEYDEAVMRREMQLFPDWFMAKELGKSLNFKQQQLWQQTLDTLLPVLTAQPQVYVHRDFIVRNLMLTPGRPGVLDFQDALYGPITYDLVSLLRDAFIEWEEEFVIDLAVRYWEKARAAGLPVPADFDRFYRDFEWMGVQRHLKVAGIFARLWHRDGKGKYRPEIPRFLNYLRRTARRYRELAPLYTLLLELVGDEELQTGYTF, encoded by the coding sequence ATGGAACGAGAAAAAGAATTGCAAAACTGGCTGCAGAAACGTTATCCGCAGCGGAGTTTCACCCTTTCCTTTGCCGCAGCGGATGCCGATTTCCGCCGCTATTTCCGCGCCGTATTCGAAAACGGCGAGAGCGTGGTCTGCATGGACGCGCCGCCCGATAAAATGAGCATCGAGCCTTATTTGCGCGTGCGCGAAATTTTTACCGCCGTACATGTGCCGCAAGTGTTCCACCACGATATCGAACACGGTTTCGCCGCCTTGGAAGACTTCGGCAAAGTGCCCTACTTGGCCGCACTGGAGCACGACACCCGTCCCGAAGTGCAGCGCGCCCTGCTTTTGGACGCACTCGACACACTGATCGAACTGCAAAAATCCAGCCGCCCCGGCGTGCTGCCCGAATACGACGAAGCCGTGATGCGCCGGGAAATGCAGCTGTTCCCCGATTGGTTTATGGCCAAAGAGCTGGGCAAAAGCTTGAACTTCAAACAGCAACAGCTGTGGCAGCAAACGCTCGACACCCTCCTGCCCGTGCTGACCGCCCAGCCGCAAGTGTATGTGCATCGCGATTTCATCGTACGCAACCTGATGCTCACCCCGGGCCGCCCCGGCGTGCTGGATTTCCAAGATGCGCTCTACGGCCCGATTACTTACGACCTGGTTTCTCTCCTGCGCGACGCATTTATCGAATGGGAAGAAGAGTTTGTGATCGATCTGGCTGTGCGCTACTGGGAAAAAGCCCGCGCCGCCGGCCTGCCCGTGCCCGCCGATTTCGACCGTTTCTACCGCGATTTCGAATGGATGGGTGTGCAGCGGCACTTGAAAGTGGCCGGTATTTTCGCCCGCCTGTGGCACCGCGACGGCAAAGGCAAATACCGCCCCGAAATCCCCCGCTTCCTCAACTACCTGCGCCGCACCGCCCGCCGCTACCGCGAACTCGCCCCGCTCTACACGCTCTTGCTCGAACTGGTGGGCGACGAAGAGCTGCAAACTGGCTACACGTTCTAG
- a CDS encoding YqgE/AlgH family protein, protein MDLTNHFLIAMPDMQDNFFAESVVYVCSYSAEGCMGVIINKPSPLPLRQILSAQQHTAPQHLFDDCIFLGGPVQVDRGFVLHSPAGNWTSSIIVSDNLALTSSGDILPHLHDEQSVKQAMLFMGYTGWSAGQLERELAENSWLTVPASEHIMFGIPHEQRYQAAMSLLNIAPEQLIRTGGHA, encoded by the coding sequence ATGGATTTAACCAACCATTTCCTCATCGCCATGCCCGATATGCAGGATAATTTCTTTGCCGAAAGCGTGGTGTATGTTTGCTCCTATTCCGCCGAAGGCTGCATGGGCGTGATCATCAACAAGCCCTCCCCGCTGCCGCTGCGGCAGATTCTTTCCGCCCAACAGCACACCGCGCCGCAGCATCTGTTTGACGACTGCATTTTCCTAGGCGGCCCGGTGCAGGTGGACCGCGGGTTTGTGCTGCACAGCCCGGCGGGCAACTGGACGAGCAGCATCATCGTGAGCGACAACCTCGCGCTCACCTCCTCCGGCGACATCCTTCCCCACCTGCACGACGAACAAAGCGTGAAACAGGCCATGCTGTTTATGGGCTACACTGGCTGGAGCGCTGGCCAGCTCGAGCGCGAGCTGGCGGAAAACAGCTGGCTCACCGTGCCCGCCAGCGAGCACATCATGTTCGGCATACCGCATGAGCAGCGCTACCAAGCCGCCATGTCGCTGCTCAACATCGCCCCCGAACAACTCATCCGAACCGGCGGCCATGCTTAA
- the ruvX gene encoding Holliday junction resolvase RuvX has product MLNIPHGTTLAFDFGETRIGVAQGDAEVGIAHPLATISGEGNDKKFAAIAALVDEWRPVQFVVGLPLSTDSSEHEMTHLARKFGRRLNGRFGLPVYWADERLTSLYAAELLNQTGLRGRKQKPVLDQVAAQAILQGFFEGGWVEEFHG; this is encoded by the coding sequence ATGCTTAACATCCCGCACGGCACCACGCTGGCCTTCGATTTCGGCGAAACCCGCATCGGCGTGGCGCAGGGCGACGCCGAAGTGGGCATCGCCCACCCGCTGGCCACCATCAGCGGCGAGGGTAACGACAAAAAATTCGCCGCCATCGCCGCCCTGGTGGACGAATGGCGGCCGGTGCAATTCGTGGTGGGGCTGCCGCTTTCCACTGACAGCAGCGAACACGAAATGACCCATCTGGCCCGCAAATTCGGCCGCCGCCTCAACGGCCGCTTCGGCCTGCCCGTGTATTGGGCAGACGAGCGGCTCACCTCGCTCTACGCCGCCGAACTCCTCAACCAAACCGGCCTGCGCGGCCGCAAACAAAAGCCTGTGCTCGACCAAGTGGCCGCGCAGGCGATTTTGCAGGGCTTCTTTGAAGGGGGCTGGGTGGAAGAGTTTCACGGCTAA
- the cytX gene encoding putative hydroxymethylpyrimidine transporter CytX, with protein MEQQADKLSVTASAVIWFGAAVSVAEILTGMLFAPLGWRMGLLAVAIGHVIGGVLFYLAGLIGAQTGRSAMETVQLSFGRRGSLLFAAANVVQLVGWTAIMIFTGAQAAAALTAGWSGAQTVWSVIIGALILLWLHIGMRNFSKINFVSMGTLFALTLWLSVQVASGEPAAAGQADAEAMSFGLAVELAAVMPLSWLPLVSDYTRRTAKARAATLSATLAYFCTSSWMYAIGLAAALFAGQSEIAPMLQYAGLGAAGILVVVLSTVSTTFLDAYSAGVSFHSISSRFGEVPVASAVTLLGTLLALVFDVSRFEGFLYFIGSVFAPMIAVQIADYFVLKRKPTSGEVDWVSLALWLVGFVFYRQMLKWQPPLGTTLPVIAATFALTLLVRKLLPSAGKAAVHEG; from the coding sequence ATGGAACAGCAAGCAGATAAACTTTCGGTTACCGCTTCGGCGGTGATTTGGTTTGGGGCGGCGGTGTCGGTAGCGGAAATCCTTACCGGCATGCTGTTTGCGCCGTTGGGTTGGCGCATGGGTCTTTTGGCAGTGGCTATCGGCCATGTGATCGGCGGGGTGCTGTTTTACCTGGCCGGGCTGATCGGGGCGCAAACGGGGCGCAGTGCGATGGAAACGGTACAGCTTTCCTTCGGCCGTCGCGGCTCGCTGCTGTTTGCTGCTGCCAACGTGGTGCAGCTGGTGGGCTGGACGGCGATTATGATTTTCACCGGGGCGCAGGCTGCGGCGGCGCTCACGGCTGGCTGGAGCGGGGCGCAGACAGTTTGGAGCGTGATTATCGGCGCGCTGATTTTGCTGTGGCTGCACATCGGGATGCGGAATTTCAGCAAAATCAATTTTGTGTCGATGGGCACGCTGTTTGCGCTCACGCTGTGGTTGAGTGTTCAGGTAGCCTCCGGAGAGCCGGCGGCAGCCGGGCAGGCGGATGCGGAGGCGATGAGTTTCGGGCTGGCGGTGGAGCTGGCGGCGGTAATGCCGCTGTCGTGGCTGCCGCTGGTGTCGGACTACACCCGCCGCACAGCCAAGGCGCGGGCGGCTACGCTTTCGGCTACGCTGGCTTATTTCTGCACCAGCTCGTGGATGTATGCCATCGGGCTGGCGGCGGCGCTATTTGCCGGACAGAGCGAAATCGCACCGATGCTGCAATATGCCGGGCTGGGCGCCGCCGGGATTTTGGTGGTGGTGTTGTCCACGGTGAGTACGACGTTTTTGGATGCGTATTCGGCCGGGGTGAGCTTTCACAGCATCAGCAGCCGCTTTGGTGAGGTGCCGGTGGCATCGGCGGTTACGCTGCTGGGCACGCTGCTGGCGCTGGTGTTTGATGTGAGCCGCTTTGAAGGGTTTCTGTATTTTATCGGCTCGGTGTTTGCGCCGATGATTGCGGTGCAGATTGCGGATTATTTTGTGCTGAAACGCAAACCGACTTCAGGGGAAGTGGATTGGGTGAGCCTGGCTTTGTGGCTGGTGGGTTTTGTGTTCTACCGCCAGATGCTGAAATGGCAGCCGCCGCTGGGCACCACGCTGCCGGTGATTGCGGCCACGTTTGCGCTGACGCTGCTGGTGCGCAAATTGCTGCCCTCGGCAGGCAAAGCGGCAGTACATGAAGGCTGA
- the gpmI gene encoding 2,3-bisphosphoglycerate-independent phosphoglycerate mutase produces the protein MPIPIPSPAHIMSKLTKPIVLLILDGFGHRPEGDDNSVLLANTPNLDRLKAQYAYGTIDASERMVGLPVGQFGNSEVGHLNIGAGRVVAQDITRIDMAIENGSLAQNPALTAAWQSPTKTVHLLGCFSDGGVHSHINHFFAVADAALAAGMQKIVFHPFLDGRDTPPQSAEGYLKTLQSYCEQHPQVKVGCVVGRFFAMDRDNRWERVEQAYNALFGQAPFRADTPLQALAAAYERGEHDEFVQPTVIDPAAALHDGDAVVFMNFRADRARELTQALLFDDFQGFQRQQRFRPGYFTSLTSYGSQYRFPVLFAQESIRNGLGEYLSAQGISQLRIAETEKYPHVTYFLSGGREEPYPGEERILVPSPKVATYDLQPEMSAPQVCQHILDSLAAKRFDVILCNFANGDMVGHSGVLAATIKAVETLDDCVGKIVAAAQAAGGEVLITADHGNCEQMFDPANGQPHTQHTTNPVPFLYVGRPARIKAGGALKDIAPTLLAMLGLPKPQEMSGESLIEFV, from the coding sequence ATGCCCATCCCCATTCCCAGCCCGGCGCATATCATGAGCAAGCTCACCAAACCCATCGTTCTTCTCATTCTCGACGGCTTCGGCCACCGCCCCGAAGGCGACGACAACTCCGTCCTCCTCGCCAACACCCCCAATCTCGACCGCCTCAAAGCCCAATACGCCTACGGCACGATCGACGCCTCCGAGCGCATGGTCGGCCTGCCCGTCGGCCAGTTCGGTAATTCCGAAGTGGGGCATTTGAACATCGGCGCCGGCCGCGTAGTGGCGCAAGACATCACCCGCATCGACATGGCCATCGAAAACGGCTCGCTCGCGCAAAACCCCGCCCTCACCGCCGCCTGGCAAAGCCCCACGAAAACCGTGCACCTGCTAGGCTGCTTCTCCGACGGCGGTGTGCACAGCCACATCAACCACTTCTTCGCCGTGGCCGATGCCGCCCTGGCCGCCGGTATGCAGAAAATCGTTTTCCACCCCTTCCTAGACGGCCGCGACACCCCGCCGCAAAGTGCGGAAGGCTACCTGAAAACCCTGCAAAGCTATTGCGAGCAACACCCGCAAGTGAAAGTGGGCTGCGTGGTCGGCCGCTTCTTCGCCATGGACCGCGACAACCGCTGGGAGCGCGTCGAGCAGGCCTACAACGCCTTGTTCGGCCAAGCCCCGTTCCGCGCCGATACGCCGCTGCAAGCCCTGGCCGCCGCCTATGAACGCGGCGAACACGACGAATTCGTGCAGCCCACCGTCATCGACCCAGCAGCCGCCCTGCACGACGGTGATGCGGTTGTCTTCATGAACTTCCGCGCCGACCGCGCCCGCGAGCTGACCCAAGCCCTGCTGTTCGACGATTTCCAAGGCTTCCAACGCCAGCAGCGCTTCCGCCCCGGCTATTTCACCTCGCTCACCAGCTACGGCAGCCAATACCGCTTCCCCGTGCTGTTTGCCCAAGAGAGCATCCGCAACGGCTTGGGCGAATACCTGTCTGCCCAAGGCATCAGCCAGCTGCGCATTGCCGAAACCGAGAAATATCCGCACGTTACCTACTTCCTCAGCGGCGGCCGCGAAGAACCCTATCCCGGCGAAGAGCGCATCCTCGTGCCCTCGCCCAAAGTCGCCACCTACGATTTGCAGCCCGAAATGAGTGCGCCGCAAGTGTGCCAACACATCCTCGACAGCCTCGCCGCCAAGCGTTTCGATGTGATTCTGTGCAACTTCGCCAACGGCGACATGGTCGGCCACAGCGGCGTGCTGGCCGCCACCATCAAAGCGGTGGAAACGCTCGACGACTGCGTGGGTAAAATCGTGGCTGCCGCCCAAGCAGCCGGCGGCGAAGTGCTGATTACCGCCGACCACGGCAACTGCGAGCAGATGTTCGACCCCGCCAACGGCCAGCCGCACACCCAGCACACCACCAACCCCGTGCCCTTCCTGTATGTCGGCCGCCCCGCCCGCATCAAGGCCGGTGGCGCGCTGAAAGACATCGCCCCCACCCTCCTCGCCATGCTCGGCCTGCCCAAGCCGCAGGAAATGAGCGGCGAGAGCCTGATTGAGTTTGTTTGA
- a CDS encoding murein hydrolase activator EnvC family protein has product MKHSKILILLALLCSALPAAAAPKDDLRQVQRAIGESNRKLQQQQSEQRQLQSNIRQTQSELDTVRRELDRLTRSRQTAWRELQAMQAKLDSLQTRIQNTQAQAARLLNSRYRNQQPNAVTLFLQNADPQQKGRHLEYLRHLNQANARALTQLQHNRQELKQQQDSISEQLKRLDALKRQQQTTAARLGRQQQQQQRQQQSLEQDISRETAKLQTLRQNESRLNGLIASLSRRSAQRQEAERQRRAQILRQRRQQQAQNGNKPAPRSQRLPENEHNGSNQSDLRPNETRPTPPEQPDTPNRNTLTAEDLALEAPEAQEPQSHGFSRMQGRLQRPAGGSISGRFGQARPGGGTWKGLFISTPPTAVRSIAEGEVAYAAPLQGYGNTVIVDHGSGYLSIYTGLSQISAGAGSRVSARQTIGRSGSLPDGENGLYFEIRYRNQAMNPASWVN; this is encoded by the coding sequence ATGAAGCACAGCAAAATCCTCATCCTCCTCGCCCTCCTCTGCAGCGCCCTGCCCGCCGCCGCCGCACCCAAAGACGACCTGCGCCAAGTGCAGCGCGCCATCGGCGAGAGCAACCGCAAACTCCAACAGCAGCAAAGCGAACAGCGCCAGCTGCAAAGCAACATCCGCCAAACCCAAAGCGAACTCGACACCGTGCGCCGCGAGCTCGACCGCCTCACCCGCAGCCGCCAAACCGCCTGGCGCGAACTGCAAGCCATGCAGGCCAAGCTCGACAGCCTGCAAACCCGCATCCAAAACACCCAAGCCCAAGCCGCCCGCCTGCTCAACAGCCGTTATCGCAACCAGCAGCCCAACGCCGTAACCCTGTTCCTGCAAAACGCCGACCCCCAGCAGAAAGGCCGCCACCTCGAATACCTGCGCCACCTCAACCAAGCCAACGCCCGGGCCCTCACCCAACTGCAACACAACCGCCAAGAGCTCAAACAGCAGCAAGACAGCATCAGCGAGCAGCTCAAGCGGCTCGACGCCCTCAAACGCCAGCAGCAAACCACCGCCGCCCGCCTCGGCCGCCAACAGCAACAGCAGCAACGCCAACAGCAAAGTCTCGAACAAGACATCAGCCGCGAAACCGCCAAGCTGCAAACCCTGCGCCAAAACGAAAGCCGCCTCAACGGCCTCATCGCCAGCCTCAGCCGCCGCTCCGCCCAACGGCAGGAAGCCGAACGCCAGCGCCGCGCCCAAATCCTGCGCCAACGCCGCCAGCAGCAAGCCCAAAACGGCAACAAACCCGCCCCACGCTCCCAAAGGCTACCTGAAAACGAACACAACGGTTCGAACCAAAGCGATCTCCGTCCGAACGAAACCCGCCCCACCCCGCCCGAACAGCCGGACACCCCCAACCGCAACACCCTCACCGCCGAAGACCTCGCCCTCGAAGCCCCCGAAGCCCAAGAGCCGCAAAGCCACGGCTTCAGCCGCATGCAAGGCCGCCTGCAACGTCCCGCCGGCGGCAGCATCAGCGGCCGCTTCGGCCAAGCCCGCCCCGGCGGCGGCACCTGGAAAGGCCTCTTCATCAGCACCCCGCCCACCGCCGTGCGCAGCATCGCCGAAGGCGAAGTCGCCTACGCCGCCCCCCTGCAAGGCTACGGCAACACCGTTATCGTCGACCACGGCAGCGGCTACCTCAGCATCTACACCGGCCTCTCCCAAATCAGCGCCGGCGCAGGCAGCCGCGTATCCGCCCGCCAAACCATCGGCCGCAGCGGCAGCCTCCCCGACGGCGAAAACGGCCTCTACTTCGAAATCCGCTACCGCAACCAAGCCATGAACCCCGCCTCATGGGTAAACTAG
- a CDS encoding S41 family peptidase translates to MSNNTFKKIALYTLGTFTGIAVSLSMQSFAETRSQQPLPVDSLRTMAEVYSQVKANYYQDKTDDEILEGALKGMVSNLDPHSEYMNLKDYADMQESTKGEFGGLGMEVGSEDGFVKVVSPIEDTPAERAGIKSGDYIIKIDDASTRSMSVNDAVKRMRGEPGTKITLTLLRKDTPQPIVVTLTRAIIKVRSVRHDLIEPGYGYLRISQFQERTVPAMAEALQAMHRTNGGPLKGLIIDLRDDPGGLLNGAVGVSAAFLQNGQLVVSTKGRDGKENMNLKAQPTDYQIGNSKDPLAGLPAEFKTIPITVLVNSGSASASEIVAGALQDHKRAVIVGTQSFGKGSVQSVMPLSNGGALRITTQLYYTPNGRSIQAQGIVPDVEVADKTRRYESREADLSGHLSNPNGGNEVRGRTLNNHSAENKAASEPAAKDEADNNPATRYKPNPAKDDQLRRALELVKAPQQWRAALGQAATRPAKPIEH, encoded by the coding sequence ATGTCCAACAACACCTTCAAAAAAATCGCCCTCTACACCCTGGGCACCTTCACCGGCATCGCCGTGAGCCTGAGCATGCAGAGCTTTGCCGAAACCCGCAGCCAGCAGCCCCTGCCGGTGGATTCACTGCGCACCATGGCCGAAGTGTACAGCCAGGTGAAAGCCAACTACTATCAAGACAAAACCGACGATGAAATCCTCGAAGGCGCGCTCAAAGGCATGGTTTCCAACCTCGACCCGCACTCCGAGTATATGAACCTCAAAGACTACGCCGATATGCAGGAATCCACCAAAGGCGAATTCGGCGGCCTGGGCATGGAAGTGGGCAGCGAAGACGGCTTCGTTAAAGTGGTCTCCCCGATTGAAGACACCCCCGCCGAACGCGCCGGCATCAAAAGCGGCGACTACATCATCAAAATCGACGATGCCTCCACCCGCAGCATGAGCGTAAACGATGCCGTGAAACGCATGCGCGGCGAGCCGGGCACCAAAATCACCCTCACCCTCCTCCGCAAAGACACGCCCCAGCCCATCGTGGTTACCCTCACCCGCGCCATCATCAAAGTGCGCAGCGTGCGCCACGACCTCATCGAACCCGGCTACGGCTATTTGCGCATCAGCCAATTCCAAGAGCGCACCGTGCCCGCCATGGCCGAAGCCCTGCAAGCCATGCACCGCACCAACGGCGGCCCGCTCAAAGGCCTCATCATCGACCTGCGCGACGACCCCGGCGGCCTGCTCAACGGCGCCGTGGGCGTATCCGCCGCCTTCCTGCAAAACGGCCAGCTCGTGGTGAGTACCAAAGGCCGCGACGGCAAAGAAAACATGAACCTCAAAGCCCAGCCCACCGACTACCAAATCGGCAACAGCAAAGACCCGCTTGCCGGCCTGCCTGCCGAATTTAAAACCATCCCCATCACCGTGTTGGTCAATTCCGGTTCCGCCTCCGCCTCCGAAATCGTGGCCGGTGCCCTGCAAGACCACAAACGCGCCGTGATTGTGGGCACGCAAAGCTTCGGCAAAGGCTCCGTACAATCCGTGATGCCCCTTTCCAACGGCGGCGCGCTGAGAATCACCACCCAGCTCTACTACACCCCCAATGGCCGCTCCATCCAAGCCCAAGGCATCGTGCCCGACGTGGAAGTGGCCGATAAAACCCGCCGTTACGAAAGCCGGGAAGCCGACCTCTCCGGCCACCTGAGCAACCCCAACGGCGGCAACGAAGTGCGCGGCCGCACGCTGAACAACCACAGCGCCGAAAACAAAGCCGCCTCCGAGCCCGCCGCCAAAGACGAGGCTGATAACAACCCCGCCACCCGCTACAAACCCAATCCGGCCAAAGACGACCAACTGCGCCGCGCTTTGGAACTGGTGAAAGCCCCGCAACAATGGCGCGCCGCCCTAGGCCAAGCCGCCACCCGCCCGGCCAAACCGATTGAGCACTAA
- a CDS encoding META domain-containing protein: protein MKPIYLAAFLLAACAARPNPADSAPPPPAAPEQPAPVARPVATAPNATATELSRHGWRITRIGRHAANGSLAFNANNRVNASFGCNSLSGHFSHQGQTLQIGELATTLMLCPPNVQAQEEWLSAAFARTAAYRINGNKLELLDRRQHVILQAEPAR, encoded by the coding sequence ATGAAACCGATTTATCTCGCCGCCTTCCTACTCGCCGCCTGCGCCGCCCGCCCCAATCCGGCCGACAGCGCCCCCCCGCCCCCCGCCGCCCCTGAGCAGCCTGCTCCCGTGGCGCGGCCTGTTGCCACAGCGCCCAATGCAACCGCAACCGAACTCTCCCGCCACGGCTGGCGCATCACCCGCATCGGCCGCCACGCCGCCAACGGATCGTTGGCGTTCAACGCCAACAATCGCGTAAACGCCTCGTTCGGCTGTAATTCCCTATCCGGCCACTTCAGCCACCAAGGCCAAACCCTGCAAATCGGCGAGCTCGCCACCACGCTGATGCTCTGCCCGCCGAATGTTCAGGCGCAGGAAGAATGGCTCTCAGCCGCCTTTGCTCGCACCGCCGCCTACCGCATCAACGGCAATAAGCTGGAACTGCTCGACCGCAGGCAGCATGTCATCCTGCAAGCCGAACCGGCACGCTAA